A section of the Calothrix sp. 336/3 genome encodes:
- a CDS encoding recombinase family protein has product MLVGYMRVSSDSDRQTTDLQRDALLQAGVDVRHLFEDKMSGARDSRPGLGKALEFMQSGDCLVVWKLDRLGRSLPHLLGIITDLQKRGIAFRSLTEEMDTTTPHGELLFSIFGALAQYERALARERIMAGLEAAQKRGKRGGRPRAIDAEKREAILQALQNGTSKAAICRNFGVKRSTLYDTLGHAKQP; this is encoded by the coding sequence ATGCTGGTAGGTTACATGCGGGTGTCGAGCGATAGCGATCGCCAAACCACCGACTTGCAACGCGATGCTCTGCTGCAAGCCGGGGTCGATGTGCGTCATCTGTTCGAGGACAAGATGAGCGGCGCACGGGACAGTCGCCCTGGCTTAGGAAAAGCCTTGGAGTTTATGCAGTCTGGCGACTGCCTGGTGGTTTGGAAACTGGATCGTCTGGGACGTTCCCTCCCGCACCTTCTCGGTATCATCACGGACTTACAAAAACGAGGGATTGCGTTTCGTTCTCTGACAGAAGAAATGGATACCACCACGCCCCACGGGGAATTGTTATTCAGTATCTTTGGTGCATTGGCGCAATACGAACGGGCACTGGCACGCGAACGTATCATGGCGGGGTTAGAAGCTGCTCAAAAACGAGGGAAACGTGGTGGTAGACCCAGAGCCATTGATGCTGAGAAAAGGGAGGCTATCCTTCAGGCACTGCAAAACGGCACCAGCAAAGCCGCTATCTGTCGAAACTTTGGCGTGAAGCGTTCTACGCTTTATGATACGCTGGGACACGCCAAGCAGCCGTAA
- a CDS encoding YhcG family protein, translating to MTDSLFPELTSYDAFLSTLKQRIRTAQVRAALAVNKELVLLYWQIGKEILQRQQDEGWGTKVIERIAKDLKREFPDIKGFSRTNLLYMRAFAEAYPDESFVHQLGGQIPWRHNCVLLDRVKVPEQRVWYIQQTIENGWSRAILEMQIESRLYERQGSAITNFSQTLPKPQSDLAQQLIKDPYNFDFLTLGKEAQERDLERALVERIRDFLLELGAGFSFVGSQYPLEVGGQEYRLDLLFYHLRLRCFVIIDLKMVEFQPEFSGKMNFYVSAVNAILRHPDDQPTIGIILCKSKNKTVAELALQGMTQPIGVSTHKIGQDFPEQLKGILPTVEQLEMELDTAAAELERQKQKKLET from the coding sequence GTGACCGATTCCCTTTTTCCCGAACTGACCAGCTATGACGCTTTTCTAAGCACCCTTAAACAGCGCATTCGTACCGCGCAGGTGCGGGCTGCACTTGCTGTTAATAAGGAGTTAGTGCTGCTTTACTGGCAGATTGGCAAGGAGATTTTACAACGCCAGCAGGATGAAGGGTGGGGAACGAAGGTAATTGAGCGTATAGCCAAGGACTTAAAACGGGAATTCCCGGATATAAAGGGTTTCTCCCGGACAAACCTGCTTTATATGCGGGCTTTCGCGGAAGCCTACCCGGATGAGTCATTCGTCCACCAGCTTGGTGGACAAATCCCCTGGCGGCATAATTGCGTTTTGCTGGATCGCGTAAAAGTGCCAGAGCAGAGGGTGTGGTACATCCAACAAACTATTGAAAATGGCTGGAGCCGTGCCATCCTGGAAATGCAGATTGAGAGCCGTCTGTATGAACGCCAGGGTAGTGCAATCACAAATTTTAGCCAGACCTTACCTAAACCCCAATCCGATCTGGCGCAGCAGCTTATCAAAGATCCCTATAATTTTGACTTCCTGACGTTAGGCAAAGAAGCGCAGGAAAGGGATTTGGAGCGAGCGCTCGTGGAGCGTATTCGTGACTTTCTTCTGGAACTGGGAGCGGGATTCTCATTTGTGGGAAGCCAGTATCCTCTTGAGGTCGGCGGACAGGAATACAGGCTTGATCTGCTGTTTTATCACCTCAGGCTACGCTGCTTTGTCATCATTGACCTTAAAATGGTGGAATTTCAGCCGGAATTTTCGGGAAAGATGAACTTTTATGTGTCTGCGGTAAATGCTATTTTGCGGCATCCTGATGATCAGCCTACCATCGGCATCATTCTTTGCAAATCTAAAAACAAGACGGTTGCCGAACTTGCATTGCAAGGGATGACACAACCTATCGGCGTTTCCACGCACAAGATAGGACAAGACTTTCCCGAACAGCTTAAAGGCATCCTGCCTACAGTAGAGCAACTGGAGATGGAACTGGATACAGCAGCCGCTGAACTTGAAAGGCAGAAGCAGAAGAAACTAGAGACCTAA
- a CDS encoding ankyrin repeat domain-containing protein: MHLTGKYHSLLEKYKESLLFEDGMFNDVNFKGSSEDTILHLACLRGEIQDVIIILECGAHINAKGDIGATPLHNAVLSDNPLLVKILIDYGADLKEKDEFGETPENWAKNLNKTNALKAIEEGVK, translated from the coding sequence ATGCATTTAACAGGAAAATATCATTCCTTGCTTGAAAAATATAAAGAGAGTCTACTATTTGAAGATGGGATGTTTAATGATGTAAATTTTAAGGGGTCTTCTGAAGATACTATTTTGCACCTTGCTTGCCTCAGAGGAGAAATACAAGATGTGATAATTATTTTAGAATGTGGAGCACATATAAACGCGAAAGGAGATATTGGGGCAACTCCTCTTCACAATGCGGTTTTAAGCGATAATCCTTTATTAGTTAAAATATTGATAGATTATGGCGCAGATTTAAAAGAAAAAGATGAATTTGGAGAAACCCCAGAAAATTGGGCAAAAAATTTAAACAAAACAAATGCATTAAAGGCAATAGAAGAAGGTGTGAAATGA